GCGGCTCTGCTTCACGACCTCGGTCACTATCCCTTCAGCCACACGCTTGAGGTTCTCTACCAAAGGCACGAGGAAAACACGAAGTGGTTCATAAAGCACGGTGAAATCGGGGACGTTATACGGGAGCGCTACTCCCTCGGAGAGTTCCTCAGACTTCTCAAACACCCCCTCGTGAGCGGCGACATAGACGCGGACAGGATGGATTACCTCGTGCGCGATGCGTACTATACGGGCGCCGCCTACGGTCTCGTTGACCTTGACAGGCTCGTGAGGAACCTACACTACGATGGTGAGAGGTTGATAATCGGGGAGAAGGGTGTAATGGCCGCACAGAGCCTCCTCCTCGCGAGGAGCATGATGTATCCCACCGTTTACCAGCACCACGTTTCGAAAATAGCCAGCTCGATGCTCGTAAAGGCGGTTGAGCTAGAGGGAATTCCGCTCGAGGAGATTCGCCTCATGGACGAGGTCGACCTGATCGCCCGGCTTAGGAGGAGCGAGAATGGCGAAGTTCGCGAACTCATTGCGGCCATAGACGACAGGAGGCTCTACAAGCGTGTTCTGTACAGCGGCGATGA
The Thermococcus radiotolerans genome window above contains:
- a CDS encoding HD domain-containing protein; this encodes MKLVHDPIHGHIELDDFALRLVDTPEFQRLRRITQLGLAFLAYPSAKHTRFEHSLGTFYLAKRIAGYNPGIEEGAVYAALLHDLGHYPFSHTLEVLYQRHEENTKWFIKHGEIGDVIRERYSLGEFLRLLKHPLVSGDIDADRMDYLVRDAYYTGAAYGLVDLDRLVRNLHYDGERLIIGEKGVMAAQSLLLARSMMYPTVYQHHVSKIASSMLVKAVELEGIPLEEIRLMDEVDLIARLRRSENGEVRELIAAIDDRRLYKRVLYSGDDPGEKVIFELKNELEGEFGHLATVDYPPKPKFEEKNAFVAVGDGLKRLSDVSPLVRSLVELKDTHWRWGVYAREDVMERIERFLRTFLG